In the genome of Pseudomonadota bacterium, one region contains:
- a CDS encoding UbiX family flavin prenyltransferase encodes MSKIIVGISGATGVVYGIKMLKALREAGVETHLVITESAVKNLEIETEYSVQSLELLADVIYDVNDIGAAIASGSFKVDGMIVAPCTIKTLSAIANSFNYNLLIRAADVTLKERRKLLLLVRETPLHEGHLELMMKVTRLGGIIMPPVPAFYHMPKTIDDIINQTVGKALDIFSIDAKLFRRWGSQEDTGT; translated from the coding sequence ATGAGTAAAATTATTGTCGGGATATCAGGGGCAACCGGTGTAGTATATGGGATAAAGATGCTAAAAGCCCTCCGTGAGGCAGGGGTTGAAACGCACCTTGTGATTACAGAATCTGCAGTAAAAAATCTGGAAATTGAGACGGAATACAGTGTACAATCCTTGGAATTATTAGCCGATGTAATATATGATGTTAATGATATCGGAGCAGCTATTGCAAGCGGTTCCTTTAAAGTGGACGGTATGATTGTTGCCCCCTGCACAATAAAGACATTATCTGCAATTGCAAATTCTTTTAACTACAATCTCCTTATCAGAGCGGCAGATGTAACACTTAAAGAACGGAGAAAACTTTTACTTCTTGTAAGAGAAACACCATTACATGAGGGGCATCTTGAGTTGATGATGAAGGTGACTCGACTGGGTGGTATTATTATGCCCCCTGTTCCAGCTTTTTATCATATGCCAAAAACCATTGATGATATAATAAATCAAACTGTCGGGAAGGCGCTTGATATATTTTCTATAGACGCAAAACTTTTCAGGAGATGGGGGAGCCAGGAGGATACAGGGACATAA